The Nitrospinaceae bacterium genome has a segment encoding these proteins:
- the gyrA gene encoding DNA gyrase subunit A codes for MDNLSDVRIDDEMSTSFMDYAMSVIIARALPDVRDGLKPVHRRILTTLHDLGLNHTKAFRKCAKIAGDVSGNYHPHGEAVVYPALARMAQDFSMRGVLVDGQGNFGSVDGDPPAAMRYTEARMTEIAENLLVDIDKETVDFVDNYDNTRKEPAVLPSKIPNLLLNGSTGIAVGMATNIPPHNLGEICEALLLVLDDEDITIDKLMKAIPGPDFPTHGIIYGRQGIHDYFNTGRGHLQLRAKANLEIEERTGRQRIIISEIPYTVNKARLIEKIADLVRDGRVKEISDIRDESDRSGMRIVVELKRDAVGGAVLNRLYKHTQMQITFSVIMISLANNQPKVMNIKEMMVHFLRFRREILLRRTRFDLRKTEARAHILEGYRIALDNIDAVIKLIRASKTAEIARDGLVKKFKLSLIQAQAILEMRLQRLTGLERDKIEEEYKELIKSIKYFNRILVEEKLQTKIIHEEVEEVKNKFADKRRTVIVEQSGEIDIEDMIVEEDMAVTVSNTGYIKRNAISLYRSQRRGGKGVVGMNTKQEDFVEHLFVASTHDYLLFFSSIGRCYWLKVHEIPQAGRAARGKAVVNVLNLTAGEKITAVLPVRKFEPDRYVFMATKNGTIKKTELTAFSRPRVGGIIALGLDKGDELIGVGQTDGTREIFIGTELGKAVRFLESSVRPMGRTARGVRGINLAKGDVVVGMEIVTSGDAILTATELGFGKRSVIDDYRITNRGGKGVINLKITSKNGKVIGVRRVSEEDEFMLITTGGQMIRAHVKDVSVIGRSTQGVRLIGVKGTDKVAALARIEEAGNA; via the coding sequence ATGGATAATTTGAGCGACGTAAGAATTGATGATGAGATGAGCACGTCCTTCATGGACTATGCGATGAGCGTCATTATCGCACGCGCGCTGCCGGATGTAAGAGACGGCCTAAAACCGGTTCATCGACGCATTCTCACCACCTTGCACGATCTTGGATTGAATCATACGAAGGCATTTCGTAAATGCGCGAAGATAGCGGGCGATGTTAGCGGAAACTACCACCCTCATGGCGAGGCGGTGGTCTACCCGGCTCTGGCTCGAATGGCCCAGGATTTTTCGATGCGCGGCGTTTTGGTGGATGGCCAGGGCAACTTTGGTTCCGTTGACGGCGACCCGCCTGCCGCGATGCGCTACACCGAAGCGCGCATGACAGAAATTGCAGAAAATCTCCTTGTTGATATCGACAAAGAAACTGTGGATTTTGTCGACAACTACGACAATACGCGCAAAGAGCCTGCCGTTCTTCCCTCAAAGATTCCCAATCTCCTTCTTAACGGATCGACAGGCATCGCCGTTGGTATGGCGACTAATATTCCCCCGCACAATTTGGGTGAGATTTGTGAAGCTTTGCTTCTTGTCCTTGATGATGAGGACATCACCATCGATAAGTTGATGAAGGCAATTCCCGGGCCCGATTTTCCTACGCACGGAATTATTTATGGGCGCCAGGGAATTCACGATTATTTTAATACTGGTCGCGGCCACCTTCAGCTGCGCGCAAAAGCCAACCTTGAAATTGAAGAGAGGACCGGACGCCAGCGGATTATCATTAGTGAAATTCCCTACACTGTGAACAAGGCGAGGCTGATAGAGAAGATTGCCGACTTGGTGCGCGATGGGCGTGTAAAAGAAATTTCAGACATTCGAGATGAAAGTGATCGATCTGGTATGCGCATTGTTGTTGAGCTTAAGCGAGATGCGGTGGGCGGGGCCGTCCTCAACCGCCTCTACAAACACACTCAAATGCAGATCACCTTCAGCGTTATCATGATCTCCCTGGCAAACAATCAGCCGAAAGTGATGAACATCAAGGAAATGATGGTTCATTTCCTTCGCTTCCGCAGGGAAATACTTCTTCGACGCACTCGCTTTGATTTACGCAAAACAGAGGCCCGGGCCCATATATTAGAGGGCTACCGGATTGCCTTGGATAATATTGATGCCGTGATCAAGCTCATCCGCGCGAGCAAAACCGCCGAGATTGCGCGCGATGGGCTGGTGAAAAAGTTTAAGCTCTCGCTGATACAGGCCCAAGCCATTCTTGAAATGCGGCTTCAGCGCCTGACAGGCCTTGAGCGCGACAAAATCGAGGAAGAGTACAAGGAGCTCATCAAGTCGATTAAATATTTTAATCGTATACTGGTGGAGGAAAAACTTCAGACTAAAATTATTCACGAGGAAGTTGAGGAAGTTAAGAATAAATTTGCTGACAAGCGCCGCACCGTGATCGTTGAGCAGTCTGGAGAGATCGACATTGAAGACATGATCGTCGAGGAAGATATGGCGGTCACGGTTTCTAACACAGGCTACATTAAAAGAAATGCCATAAGTCTTTACCGCTCGCAGAGGCGCGGCGGCAAGGGCGTCGTGGGGATGAACACAAAGCAAGAAGATTTTGTGGAACATCTTTTTGTGGCGTCGACGCACGACTACCTTCTGTTTTTCTCCAGTATTGGCCGGTGTTATTGGCTCAAGGTGCACGAGATACCGCAGGCGGGTCGTGCCGCTCGGGGTAAGGCGGTGGTGAATGTCCTTAACCTTACGGCCGGAGAAAAAATAACGGCTGTTTTGCCGGTTCGCAAATTTGAGCCGGATCGTTATGTTTTCATGGCCACCAAAAACGGAACCATCAAAAAAACTGAACTAACCGCGTTCAGTCGTCCCAGGGTAGGCGGAATTATTGCGCTGGGGCTCGATAAGGGCGATGAGTTGATAGGTGTTGGCCAGACGGACGGAACGCGCGAAATTTTCATTGGAACCGAGCTTGGAAAAGCGGTTCGATTCCTCGAGTCCTCTGTTCGGCCTATGGGCAGAACTGCCAGGGGCGTCAGGGGCATAAATCTCGCCAAGGGCGATGTTGTTGTTGGTATGGAAATCGTTACCTCGGGCGATGCAATACTTACGGCGACCGAACTTGGATTCGGCAAACGCAGCGTTATCGACGACTACAGAATTACCAATCGAGGTGGCAAGGGTGTTATTAATCTCAAGATAACCTCAAAAAATGGCAAGGTAATTGGTGTTCGCAGGGTGAGCGAGGAGGACGAGTTCATGCTGATCACCACTGGCGGGCAGATGATTCGTGCCCACGTCAAAGATGTTTCCGTTATCGGACGATCCACGCAGGGAGTCCGGTTGATTGGGGTGAAGGGGACAGACAAGGTGGCGGCCCTTGCCCGGATCGAGGAAGCTGGAAACGCTTAG
- the rpmH gene encoding 50S ribosomal protein L34, protein MKRTYQPNRNKRIKTHGFRSRMKTTGGRAIIKRRRTKGRKKLSV, encoded by the coding sequence ATGAAAAGAACGTACCAGCCCAACCGAAACAAGCGGATCAAAACCCACGGCTTTAGAAGCCGGATGAAGACCACCGGGGGTCGGGCTATTATAAAGCGTCGGCGTACCAAGGGCAGGAAGAAGCTTTCGGTTTAG
- a CDS encoding SUMF1/EgtB/PvdO family nonheme iron enzyme yields the protein MWKSSARISRIELCFLLTLALAGCAERQEKATPSRQAATIVVSAPKPKIPKPPPGPSNLEIAALESEKGERAYRNEYYKIAERHFRAAMKLAPGELHPMSGLAWTHYDSGKWDKAFLLFQKAYKRHPKDAGLRRGLGYLYYRYGWALEAKKMLGSLDKEKWPELSNVDDELNKRKLAGLPTPELPSEDNVSDRLFGFLKPKPSKKKERVPDSLLEVLRAVPPKKKKKTPEPKRKKLVPPPAKAEAYAQKPSSQDMAKIPGGKFVLAPSGRVGSFRLDRLEVTNALYAAYVKEMRVPEPPFWRWARFSGPHLPVVGVTWHEARAYCGWAGKRLPTEDEWEFAAQGGEKRRRYPWGKKFRSRHAVFGLRPDRGAPRAVGRHPGGASFHGVEDLAGNVWEWVESKYGLNRRNLKTVKLNGVAYRALRGGSWVNSRSALASDSRTGDLPGSRRPVYGFRCAADSP from the coding sequence GTGTGGAAGTCTAGCGCCCGAATTTCGAGGATCGAGCTTTGTTTTTTGCTGACGTTAGCACTCGCAGGTTGCGCTGAGCGTCAAGAAAAAGCCACACCCTCCCGCCAGGCCGCCACGATTGTTGTTTCTGCTCCCAAGCCCAAAATTCCCAAGCCCCCTCCCGGCCCCTCCAACCTAGAGATAGCTGCATTAGAAAGCGAAAAAGGCGAGCGGGCGTATCGAAACGAATATTACAAAATAGCTGAACGCCATTTTCGAGCCGCCATGAAGCTGGCGCCTGGCGAACTGCACCCCATGTCAGGACTTGCCTGGACTCATTATGACTCGGGAAAATGGGACAAGGCGTTTCTGTTGTTTCAAAAAGCATACAAGCGACACCCTAAAGACGCGGGTTTGCGCCGCGGGCTTGGGTATTTGTATTACCGCTACGGCTGGGCCCTTGAGGCAAAAAAAATGCTCGGCTCCCTCGACAAGGAAAAATGGCCCGAGCTCTCGAATGTCGATGATGAGCTGAACAAAAGAAAATTGGCTGGCCTGCCCACCCCGGAGCTTCCGAGCGAAGACAATGTGTCGGATCGGCTCTTTGGATTCCTTAAGCCAAAGCCATCGAAAAAGAAAGAGAGGGTCCCTGATAGCCTACTGGAGGTCCTAAGGGCCGTGCCTCCCAAAAAAAAGAAGAAAACCCCTGAGCCCAAAAGAAAAAAATTAGTTCCGCCGCCCGCAAAAGCAGAGGCGTATGCTCAAAAGCCATCGTCTCAAGATATGGCAAAGATCCCTGGCGGCAAGTTTGTGCTAGCGCCCTCGGGGAGGGTGGGGTCTTTTCGCTTGGATCGACTTGAAGTAACGAACGCACTTTATGCGGCTTATGTAAAAGAAATGAGAGTCCCTGAGCCCCCTTTCTGGAGATGGGCTCGATTCTCTGGGCCGCATCTTCCTGTAGTGGGGGTTACCTGGCATGAAGCCAGGGCCTACTGTGGTTGGGCAGGCAAAAGACTTCCTACTGAAGATGAATGGGAATTTGCAGCCCAGGGGGGAGAAAAAAGACGGCGTTATCCTTGGGGAAAAAAGTTTAGGTCCCGGCATGCTGTGTTTGGCCTTAGGCCGGACAGGGGGGCTCCGAGGGCGGTGGGCCGCCATCCGGGCGGCGCAAGCTTTCATGGCGTGGAGGATTTGGCCGGAAATGTGTGGGAGTGGGTCGAGAGCAAATACGGGTTAAATCGCCGCAATCTGAAAACTGTTAAACTCAATGGGGTGGCGTACAGGGCCCTTCGAGGCGGCTCTTGGGTTAATAGCCGCTCGGCCCTTGCCAGCGATAGCCGAACGGGTGATTTGCCTGGGAGCAGGAGGCCCGTATACGGATTTCGCTGTGCAGCGGATTCTCCCTGA
- the dnaA gene encoding chromosomal replication initiator protein DnaA has product MNDLWSACLGKIQEEVSPQTFERWFSSSLQTSQTDTTLVVRVSDRFSEDTIRSRYWGIITDVLRQEAGEGMSLQLESLNGAPGHAAGPRAPEPSAPMPPMPSPEKPEFLNPKYTFDSFVIGGSNQLAHACSLRVSEEPGEKLNPLFIYGGVGLGKTHLLHAMAHRILDRQPTARIYYTSAENFINELIGSLQRNHMNEFRSKYRKIDALMVDDIQFIAGKERTQEEFFFTFNALYEAGKQIVVTSDRVPKDTPGLEERLRARFVWGMMVDVGAPDFETKVAILQKKAAEQNFNLPQEVAHFVAEKVRSNIRELEGCLIKLMFHASLHGTDIDLPIAEELLKQIIRDPSRVMTIDNIQRVVSDHYQVRISDLKSKNRSQAFALPRQVAMFLSRDLTPASTTEIGRRFGGKDHSTVIHSTRKIQDLINKDPAFTATIQRLREQVELLQ; this is encoded by the coding sequence ATGAACGATCTATGGAGTGCGTGTTTGGGGAAAATTCAGGAAGAGGTATCACCACAAACCTTTGAGCGCTGGTTTTCTTCCTCACTTCAAACCTCCCAAACGGACACAACTCTTGTCGTTAGGGTGTCCGATCGATTTTCGGAGGACACAATTCGATCAAGGTATTGGGGAATTATCACAGATGTGCTGCGCCAGGAGGCCGGCGAGGGGATGTCTTTGCAGCTAGAATCACTCAATGGCGCGCCGGGGCACGCCGCCGGGCCCCGTGCTCCGGAACCCAGTGCCCCTATGCCACCTATGCCCTCTCCCGAAAAACCAGAATTCCTTAACCCAAAATACACGTTCGACTCTTTCGTCATCGGCGGCTCAAATCAACTTGCTCACGCGTGCAGCCTCAGAGTGTCCGAGGAGCCCGGGGAAAAACTAAACCCTCTTTTTATTTATGGTGGGGTGGGTCTAGGTAAAACCCACCTTCTCCATGCTATGGCGCACCGCATTTTAGATCGTCAACCAACAGCCCGCATTTATTACACGTCGGCTGAAAATTTCATTAACGAGCTTATCGGCTCTCTCCAGCGCAACCATATGAACGAGTTTAGAAGTAAGTACCGAAAAATTGACGCTCTTATGGTTGACGATATCCAGTTTATTGCCGGAAAAGAGCGCACACAGGAAGAGTTTTTCTTTACATTTAATGCTCTTTATGAGGCTGGCAAACAAATCGTAGTTACGAGCGACCGGGTGCCGAAAGACACGCCTGGCTTGGAAGAAAGGCTTCGGGCCCGATTTGTCTGGGGCATGATGGTTGATGTGGGGGCCCCTGATTTCGAAACAAAAGTGGCTATTCTTCAAAAAAAGGCCGCCGAGCAAAACTTTAATCTCCCCCAGGAGGTTGCCCATTTTGTCGCCGAAAAAGTTCGCTCAAATATTCGCGAGCTTGAGGGGTGTCTTATTAAGCTCATGTTTCACGCATCCCTTCACGGCACAGACATTGACCTCCCTATCGCGGAGGAGCTTCTCAAACAAATTATTCGAGACCCGTCGCGGGTTATGACCATAGATAATATTCAGCGCGTGGTGTCTGACCATTATCAAGTTCGCATATCAGATCTTAAATCTAAAAATCGCTCTCAGGCTTTCGCCCTTCCAAGACAGGTGGCCATGTTTCTTAGTCGCGATCTCACCCCTGCCTCAACTACAGAGATCGGTCGCCGCTTTGGCGGAAAAGACCACTCAACCGTCATCCATTCAACCAGAAAAATTCAAGATTTAATCAACAAAGATCCCGCCTTTACCGCCACCATTCAACGCCTCAGGGAGCAGGTGGAACTTCTGCAATAG
- the gyrB gene encoding DNA topoisomerase (ATP-hydrolyzing) subunit B, translating into MATKEKNTKPNLTKNNNSYSAKDIKVLEGLEAVRKRPAMYIGSTGPSGLHHLVFEAVDNCVDEAMAGFGDRVDVIINEDGSVTVKDQGRGIPVDKHPVEKISAAEVVLTKLHAGGKFENSAYKVSGGLHGVGVSCVNALSEWMSVEVRRGGNLYTISFDRGKARARLKKERSVKTTGTTVTFKPDHEIFEVLEFNFDTLAHRLRELAFLNSGLRIILEDARENKKEEFFYKGGIVSFVEHLNRTKDPVHKKPVYIHTERDEKIVELAFQYNDGYNETLHTYANNINTTEGGTHLIGFRTSLTRTINRYATKNNMLKNTPPPTGDDVREGLTAILSVKLPEPQFEGQTKAKLGNSDMKGIVEQAVNEGLGNFFEENPAVAKRIATKAIQAAQAREAARKARDLTRRKGALDSGSLPGKLADCSERDPALCELFLVEGESAGGSAKQGRDRKFQAILPLKGKILNVEKARLDKMLGHEEIRTMVTAIGTGIKEDFDTDKLRYHKIVIMTDADVDGSHIRTLLLTFFFRHMRQLIEDGNLYIAQPPLYKVKRGKNETYIKDDTAFEDYIISGGIADAEVVSEKNGAPKKSKTTKKAKTGAKAAGTMKGNKLRDLLLLLGEAETATAHYKRRGVDVRIVQLLADEPKLDAKSILSAKGTKELEKMVNRLFKEEHPNDGKASFEIRKDEETGEFRGIIVHSRMSDRDLLTRVDAFLLDSREFKTLRSASEQIIEIGQPPFIVKSGESEIFVNQGEDLLHQFRSLGQKGLTIQRYKGLGEMNPDQLWETTMDPEQRILRKVTIDLENLVATEDIFSTLMGDAVDPRRTFIEKHALEVQNLDV; encoded by the coding sequence ATGGCAACCAAGGAAAAAAACACCAAACCAAATTTAACAAAGAATAATAATAGTTACTCAGCAAAAGACATAAAAGTCCTTGAGGGTCTTGAAGCGGTTAGGAAAAGACCTGCAATGTATATTGGGAGCACCGGCCCGTCCGGACTCCACCATCTTGTTTTTGAGGCGGTGGATAATTGTGTGGACGAGGCCATGGCTGGGTTTGGGGATAGGGTAGATGTAATAATAAACGAAGACGGCTCAGTAACAGTTAAAGATCAGGGCCGCGGCATTCCCGTAGACAAACACCCCGTTGAAAAAATTTCCGCAGCAGAGGTTGTCTTAACAAAACTTCACGCTGGCGGAAAATTTGAAAATAGCGCTTATAAGGTTTCGGGTGGACTGCATGGTGTTGGTGTTTCCTGTGTGAACGCCCTTTCGGAGTGGATGTCAGTTGAAGTAAGAAGGGGAGGAAATTTATATACCATTTCCTTTGATCGCGGAAAAGCAAGAGCGCGCCTTAAAAAAGAGCGCAGCGTAAAAACCACAGGAACCACAGTAACCTTTAAGCCGGACCATGAAATTTTTGAGGTGTTGGAGTTTAATTTCGACACCCTCGCCCATCGATTGCGAGAGCTGGCATTTTTAAATAGCGGACTAAGGATTATTTTAGAGGACGCCAGGGAAAACAAAAAGGAAGAATTTTTTTATAAAGGTGGAATTGTTTCTTTCGTGGAACATCTAAATCGCACCAAAGATCCAGTTCACAAAAAACCTGTTTATATTCATACGGAGCGCGACGAGAAAATTGTCGAGTTAGCGTTTCAGTATAATGATGGCTACAACGAAACCCTACATACCTATGCTAATAACATAAACACCACCGAGGGCGGCACTCACCTTATAGGGTTTAGGACATCGCTGACCAGGACCATTAATCGCTACGCTACAAAAAACAATATGCTCAAAAACACGCCACCACCCACGGGCGACGATGTGCGAGAGGGCCTGACGGCTATCTTGAGCGTGAAGCTGCCAGAGCCGCAGTTTGAAGGGCAAACGAAAGCCAAACTCGGAAATTCGGACATGAAGGGAATAGTCGAGCAAGCTGTTAATGAGGGGCTGGGTAATTTTTTTGAAGAAAATCCAGCGGTTGCTAAGCGCATTGCAACAAAGGCAATCCAGGCGGCGCAGGCTCGTGAGGCGGCAAGAAAGGCCAGAGACCTGACTCGCCGAAAGGGGGCGCTCGATAGTGGCTCTTTGCCCGGCAAGCTTGCCGATTGTTCAGAGCGCGATCCTGCGCTTTGTGAATTATTTTTAGTTGAGGGTGAGTCGGCAGGTGGTTCCGCGAAACAGGGCCGCGACCGAAAATTTCAGGCGATACTCCCCCTAAAGGGAAAAATTTTAAATGTAGAGAAAGCGCGGCTTGATAAGATGTTGGGTCACGAGGAAATCAGGACGATGGTTACGGCCATCGGAACAGGAATAAAGGAAGATTTCGATACAGATAAACTTCGCTATCACAAAATTGTTATTATGACGGATGCCGATGTTGATGGCTCGCACATTCGAACTCTTCTTCTTACATTTTTTTTCCGTCATATGAGGCAACTCATAGAAGACGGAAATCTCTACATCGCACAGCCGCCGCTTTATAAGGTAAAGAGGGGCAAAAACGAGACCTATATCAAAGACGATACTGCGTTTGAGGATTATATTATTTCTGGAGGAATAGCAGACGCAGAGGTGGTCTCAGAGAAAAACGGCGCCCCAAAGAAAAGCAAAACTACAAAGAAAGCCAAGACAGGTGCCAAGGCGGCCGGAACGATGAAGGGAAATAAATTACGCGATCTTTTGTTGCTGCTGGGTGAGGCGGAAACAGCAACCGCTCATTACAAAAGGCGCGGCGTTGATGTCCGGATCGTTCAGCTTTTGGCGGATGAGCCGAAGCTGGACGCAAAGAGCATTCTTTCTGCCAAGGGCACCAAAGAACTCGAAAAAATGGTAAATCGGCTTTTCAAAGAAGAGCACCCAAACGATGGGAAGGCAAGTTTTGAAATTAGAAAAGATGAAGAGACCGGTGAGTTCCGAGGGATAATAGTTCATTCCAGAATGTCGGACAGGGATCTCCTTACCCGTGTTGACGCTTTTTTGCTCGACTCAAGGGAGTTTAAAACACTCCGTTCGGCCTCGGAGCAAATTATTGAAATCGGGCAGCCCCCGTTTATTGTTAAAAGCGGGGAGAGTGAAATATTTGTTAATCAAGGAGAGGATCTGCTTCATCAATTCAGATCGCTTGGGCAGAAGGGCTTGACGATCCAACGCTACAAGGGTCTTGGCGAAATGAACCCGGACCAGCTATGGGAGACGACTATGGATCCCGAGCAGCGCATTTTACGCAAGGTGACGATTGATCTAGAGAACCTGGTCGCGACTGAGGATATTTTCTCCACCCTCATGGGTGATGCTGTGGACCCGCGTAGAACTTTTATTGAAAAGCACGCCCTCGAAGTACAAAATCTAGACGTATAG
- the recF gene encoding DNA replication and repair protein RecF (All proteins in this family for which functions are known are DNA-binding proteins that assist the filamentation of RecA onto DNA for the initiation of recombination or recombinational repair.): protein MFLEKITLHNFRNYPSIQIEPDRHFNYIYGSNGAGKTNFLEAIFFLVNLQSFRRVARVKLRSFGEQDMYIKGEFRKGEGNNKVILEAAISGSERSYKFNGKKELDLLPYLDQVHAVVFYPESVQLIKGSPTLRRMVFDRAIASEERAHLSDLREYGRLLIERNGILKQRGDSDMIKVWGKRLLRIAPRIIIRRHLYLRNLRQLLLDLEIKLETKKEFEVTYRSGHNRSAGEDWSDRLGDGDQGELEMRALGFLEENLKAVEGNEILRGRTLWGPHLDDFEFKMKSRNAKETASQGEQRLLTILLAVGASESYKQQKGEAPIILLDDLSSELDEERRRKIIDYLKYIKAQVFITSTEKPGPEEIKHQGQHFFIKNGVVVK, encoded by the coding sequence TTGTTTTTAGAAAAAATCACCTTACATAATTTTCGAAACTACCCCTCCATTCAAATCGAACCCGATCGTCACTTTAATTACATTTACGGCTCAAATGGGGCCGGGAAAACAAATTTTCTGGAGGCTATTTTTTTTCTCGTTAATCTCCAATCTTTTCGTAGGGTGGCTCGCGTTAAATTGAGAAGTTTTGGGGAGCAGGATATGTATATCAAGGGAGAATTCAGGAAAGGCGAGGGGAATAATAAGGTTATTTTAGAGGCAGCGATTAGTGGGTCAGAGAGAAGCTATAAGTTTAATGGGAAAAAAGAGTTGGATTTACTCCCCTATCTTGATCAAGTACACGCTGTAGTTTTTTACCCCGAGAGCGTTCAGTTGATAAAGGGAAGCCCTACGCTAAGGCGAATGGTGTTCGATAGGGCTATAGCTTCAGAGGAGAGGGCGCATTTATCCGACTTAAGGGAGTATGGAAGGTTGTTGATAGAGAGAAATGGAATTTTGAAACAGAGGGGCGACTCTGATATGATTAAGGTCTGGGGTAAGAGACTTTTGAGGATCGCTCCCAGAATCATAATCCGCCGACATTTATATCTAAGAAACCTCCGCCAGCTTTTATTAGATCTGGAAATAAAACTAGAGACCAAAAAAGAGTTTGAAGTTACTTATAGATCCGGACACAACCGAAGCGCAGGAGAGGATTGGAGTGATCGGTTGGGGGACGGAGACCAAGGAGAGTTAGAGATGCGGGCTCTAGGATTCCTTGAGGAAAACTTAAAGGCGGTAGAGGGAAATGAAATTCTAAGGGGCAGGACATTATGGGGCCCTCATTTAGATGATTTTGAATTTAAGATGAAAAGCAGGAATGCCAAAGAAACAGCCTCACAGGGCGAACAACGTTTATTGACTATATTGTTGGCAGTTGGAGCATCCGAAAGCTACAAACAACAAAAAGGTGAGGCGCCAATAATTCTTCTTGATGATCTAAGTTCTGAGTTGGACGAGGAAAGAAGAAGGAAAATTATTGATTATTTAAAATATATTAAGGCGCAGGTTTTTATTACATCCACCGAAAAGCCCGGCCCGGAGGAAATAAAACACCAAGGCCAACATTTTTTTATTAAGAACGGGGTGGTTGTAAAATAA
- the yidD gene encoding membrane protein insertion efficiency factor YidD → MGILKRHSLAPFDYRRVEGLVLVARKILTFFATALIRAYQLLISPVLPGSCRFNPTCSQYAIEAYRRHSPLKATWLAIRRIARCHPLHPGGEDPVP, encoded by the coding sequence ATGGGGATATTGAAAAGGCACTCCTTGGCGCCCTTCGATTATAGACGGGTTGAGGGTCTTGTCCTCGTGGCCCGAAAAATTTTAACATTTTTTGCTACGGCGTTGATTCGCGCCTACCAACTTCTGATCTCCCCAGTGTTGCCTGGAAGTTGCAGATTCAACCCCACATGCTCCCAGTACGCGATCGAAGCATATCGTCGCCACTCGCCTCTTAAAGCGACCTGGTTGGCTATTCGAAGAATTGCCCGATGTCACCCTCTCCATCCGGGCGGAGAAGATCCGGTTCCCTGA
- the rnpA gene encoding ribonuclease P protein component, which yields MSQKFRPEMRIRRGPDFKATLRRGEKRRTRYFVLYSLPDTGGVTRIGVITSRKVGNAVERNRARRIVREIFRRNRDSMPAGLDCVVIASRSIVGAEHGDIEKALLGALRL from the coding sequence ATGAGCCAGAAGTTTCGCCCGGAGATGCGAATACGGCGGGGCCCAGATTTTAAGGCAACGTTGCGACGAGGTGAAAAGCGGCGCACCCGTTATTTTGTCCTCTACTCTCTGCCGGACACGGGCGGGGTGACTCGTATTGGGGTCATCACTTCTCGAAAGGTGGGGAATGCCGTAGAAAGAAATCGCGCCAGAAGAATCGTACGGGAAATATTTAGACGCAATCGAGACAGCATGCCGGCGGGGTTGGATTGTGTTGTGATTGCAAGCCGCTCGATTGTCGGCGCGGAGCATGGGGATATTGAAAAGGCACTCCTTGGCGCCCTTCGATTATAG